In the genome of Macrobrachium nipponense isolate FS-2020 chromosome 42, ASM1510439v2, whole genome shotgun sequence, one region contains:
- the LOC135213436 gene encoding uncharacterized protein LOC135213436, translating to MGYFDIRLVTTRHLPIAILILQVLPISGAASNNTRMFKAVKINGGDASCSTQGKNYKSITFSSRLTSATIPCAGICNKEDACVLFDSKGNVCNLYTLTLPAAMPCALGNEGTLAYTKILLGDLALYKRVIYSSTVPDHIAPFSDLTSNKTTYPDYRYCPCTTALANSWIQVDLGRSYKVSRVDVTASFGLREQYFKSVNVHVGETANSYYDPLVYAKGPTPPNPLELVKIDVVGTGRYMTLLQLEASYFCICKIQIYGY from the exons ATGGGATACTTTGATATTCGTCTGGTCACCACCCGCCATCTGCCGATAGCGATTTTAATTTTACAAGTTCTGCCGATATCGGGGGCTGCCTCCAATAACACCAGGATGTTCAAGGCG GTTAAGATTAATGGAGGCGATGCCAGCTGTTCCACACAGGGAAAAAACTACAAATCAATCACCTTCTCCTCAAGGCTGACGTCTGCCACGATCCCCTGTGCCGGCATTTGTAACAAGGAGGACGCTTGTGTGCTTTTTGACAGTAAAG GTAACGTTTGCAACCTGTATACCCTAACACTGCCAGCTGCCATGCCCTGTGCCCTGGGGAATGAAGGAACGCTTGCATATACAAAAATCCTATTGGGGGACTTAGCCCTTTACAAAAGAGTTATCTACTCCTCCACAGTGCCAGACCACATCGCTCCCTTCAGTGATCTC ACGAGCAACAAGACCACTTACCCTGACTATCGCTACTGTCCTTGTACCACAGCCTTGGCAAACAGTTGGATCCAAGTCGACCTGGGAAGGAGTTACAAGGTTTCTCGAGTTGACGTCACAGCGTCTTTCGGGCTACGAGAGCAATACTTCAAATCGGTCAACGTACAC gtTGGTGAGACAGCAAATAGTTACTATGACCCATTAGTGTATGCAAAGGGTCCCACGCCACCGAACCCGTTGGAGCTGGTGAAAATTGATG tcgtAGGTACTGGAAGGTACATGACGCTCCTCCAGCTCGAGGCAAGTTATTTCTGTATTTGCAAAATCCAAATCTACGGTTACTGA